One genomic segment of Aquamicrobium lusatiense includes these proteins:
- a CDS encoding RNA polymerase sigma factor has translation MAMMLDDGDASDAELIGRARDGDRAAFGALVERHYDFVHRVAWRWSGNRTDAEDIAQEVCVRMGRSIRGWRGEGAFSTWLYAMTLNAARDMARKSARETVKTQAYGSEVLTLVQASDDADELAEDLWQCVRRLPDKRREAVLLVYGEGLTHAATADAMAISEATVSWHIHEAKKRLKVLMRQAGEV, from the coding sequence ATGGCTATGATGCTCGATGACGGCGACGCCTCGGATGCCGAACTGATCGGCAGGGCGAGGGATGGGGACAGGGCGGCTTTCGGCGCTTTGGTCGAAAGGCACTATGATTTCGTCCATCGTGTCGCCTGGCGCTGGAGCGGCAACCGCACCGATGCCGAGGATATCGCGCAGGAAGTGTGCGTACGCATGGGGCGCTCGATCCGCGGCTGGCGCGGTGAAGGCGCCTTCAGCACATGGCTCTACGCCATGACGCTGAACGCGGCGCGCGACATGGCGCGTAAGAGCGCACGCGAGACGGTGAAGACGCAGGCCTATGGCAGCGAGGTCCTGACGCTGGTTCAGGCCTCCGACGATGCGGACGAACTGGCCGAGGATCTGTGGCAGTGTGTGCGGCGCCTGCCCGACAAGCGGCGCGAGGCGGTGCTTCTGGTCTATGGCGAGGGGCTGACCCATGCCGCCACCGCCGATGCGATGGCGATTTCGGAAGCAACCGTGTCTTGGCACATCCATGAAGCGAAGAAGCGGCTTAAGGTGCTGATGCGTCAGGCCGGGGAAGTGTGA
- a CDS encoding EncA/B family entericidin, with protein sequence MSRLAPVTVIICALALAACANTVRGVGKDVKSTANAVEDTVNN encoded by the coding sequence ATGTCACGTCTTGCGCCTGTAACCGTCATCATCTGCGCTCTGGCACTGGCCGCCTGCGCCAACACAGTCAGGGGTGTTGGCAAGGATGTGAAGTCGACGGCCAATGCCGTCGAAGACACGGTCAATAACTGA
- a CDS encoding LysR substrate-binding domain-containing protein — MNAPLNHPLPLLDLDVLRTFVAIAETGSFTTAASSVYRTPSAVSMQIKKLEDILGRAVFSRDARSVKLTTDGEMLLGYARRMLAINREAVSKFIVPDIVGVVRLGSPDDYGERVLPHVLKRFAQSHPSIAVDVTIDQSVNLRRRMDDRALDITLLTNSYGKPSHGAETLLSEPIVWAGAKGGCAHMREPLPVSIWEEGCAWRAGALEALGREGRDYRVAYMSAHTAGQRAAIMADLAVAPLPKSFLGDDMVELGPADGMPEIGNYILAMVVAPEASAPVKAVADHIRATFDVLHRTGKF, encoded by the coding sequence ATGAATGCTCCGCTCAATCACCCCTTGCCGTTGCTCGATCTCGATGTGTTGCGCACCTTCGTCGCCATCGCCGAAACGGGAAGTTTTACGACTGCTGCCAGTTCCGTCTACCGAACGCCGTCCGCGGTTTCCATGCAGATCAAGAAGCTTGAGGATATTCTCGGACGTGCCGTGTTCTCGCGCGATGCGCGCTCGGTGAAGCTGACCACGGATGGCGAGATGCTGCTCGGCTATGCGCGGCGCATGCTGGCCATCAACCGCGAGGCGGTATCGAAGTTCATCGTGCCGGATATCGTCGGGGTGGTGCGGCTCGGCTCGCCCGACGACTATGGCGAGCGCGTGCTGCCGCATGTGCTCAAGCGTTTCGCGCAGTCGCACCCGTCCATCGCCGTGGACGTCACCATCGATCAGAGCGTGAATTTACGCCGCCGCATGGATGACCGGGCGCTCGACATCACGCTGCTCACCAACTCCTATGGCAAGCCTTCGCACGGAGCCGAAACCTTGCTGAGCGAACCGATCGTGTGGGCAGGAGCAAAAGGCGGCTGCGCCCATATGCGCGAACCGTTGCCGGTATCGATCTGGGAGGAGGGCTGCGCCTGGCGTGCCGGAGCGCTTGAGGCGCTCGGGCGGGAAGGCCGCGATTATCGCGTCGCCTATATGAGCGCGCACACGGCTGGCCAGCGCGCGGCCATTATGGCGGATCTGGCGGTGGCGCCGCTGCCGAAGTCGTTTCTCGGCGATGACATGGTGGAACTCGGCCCCGCGGATGGCATGCCGGAGATTGGCAACTACATCCTCGCCATGGTGGTGGCGCCGGAGGCAAGTGCGCCCGTAAAGGCTGTGGCGGATCATATCCGGGCCACTTTTGATGTGCTGCATCGCACAGGAAAATTCTGA
- a CDS encoding aspartate aminotransferase family protein, which yields MTYQNYSLKQLQQVDAAHHLHPFTDHKELREAGSRIITRAEGPYIFDSEGNEILDAMAGLWCVNVGYGREELARAAYHQMKELPYYNSFFKCSTPTPVLLAKRLAELAPPSVNQVFFGSSGSEANDTALRLVRHFWALEGKPQKNRIISRKNAYHGSTVAGTSLGGMEPMHQQLGGAVPNIVHVMMPYAYELALPGESDHEFGLRAAKAVEDAILEAGPENVAAFIGEPIMGAGGVKIPPMSYWPEIERICRKYDVLLMLDEVITGYGRTGEWFAAQSFGITPDTITTAKALTSGYQPLSALLVGDRIATTLTEKGGEFYHGYTYSGHPVACAVALANLDIIEKEGLVERVKNDTGPYFAQALRERIADHPLVGEVRSFGLMGAIEIVRDKATKERFEGDGRAAVVVRDHAIANGLMLRATGDTMILSPPLIWTRETIDLACERIGKALDLAHKDLFA from the coding sequence ATGACCTATCAGAATTATTCGCTGAAACAGCTTCAGCAGGTCGACGCCGCGCACCACCTTCACCCCTTCACCGACCACAAGGAACTGCGCGAGGCCGGTTCGCGCATCATCACGCGCGCGGAAGGGCCGTATATCTTCGATTCCGAAGGCAATGAAATTCTCGACGCCATGGCCGGGCTCTGGTGCGTCAATGTCGGCTATGGCCGCGAGGAACTGGCCCGCGCGGCCTACCACCAGATGAAGGAATTGCCCTACTACAATTCCTTCTTCAAATGCTCGACGCCGACGCCGGTTCTGCTGGCAAAGCGGCTGGCCGAGCTGGCGCCGCCAAGCGTCAATCAGGTTTTCTTCGGCTCTTCGGGTTCGGAAGCCAACGATACGGCGCTGCGGCTGGTGCGTCATTTCTGGGCGCTGGAAGGCAAACCGCAGAAGAACCGCATCATTTCGCGCAAGAATGCCTATCACGGCTCCACCGTGGCGGGCACTTCGCTGGGCGGCATGGAGCCGATGCACCAGCAGCTTGGCGGTGCGGTGCCGAATATCGTCCATGTGATGATGCCCTATGCCTATGAATTGGCGCTGCCGGGCGAGAGCGACCACGAATTCGGCCTGCGCGCTGCAAAGGCGGTCGAGGACGCCATCCTCGAAGCAGGGCCGGAAAATGTCGCGGCCTTCATCGGCGAGCCGATCATGGGGGCGGGCGGGGTCAAGATTCCGCCGATGAGCTACTGGCCGGAAATCGAGCGCATCTGCCGCAAATACGATGTGCTTTTGATGCTGGACGAGGTCATCACCGGTTACGGGCGCACCGGCGAATGGTTTGCCGCGCAATCCTTCGGCATCACCCCGGATACGATCACCACGGCCAAGGCGCTGACATCGGGCTATCAGCCGCTTTCGGCGCTGCTGGTGGGTGACCGTATCGCCACGACGCTGACGGAGAAGGGTGGCGAGTTCTATCACGGCTATACCTATTCCGGTCATCCGGTGGCCTGCGCCGTGGCGCTTGCCAATCTCGACATCATTGAGAAGGAAGGGCTGGTCGAGCGCGTGAAGAACGACACCGGACCCTATTTCGCGCAGGCGTTGCGCGAGCGCATCGCCGATCATCCGCTGGTGGGCGAGGTGCGTTCGTTCGGGCTGATGGGCGCGATCGAGATCGTCAGGGACAAGGCGACGAAGGAGAGGTTCGAGGGCGATGGCCGCGCTGCGGTCGTGGTTCGCGATCATGCCATCGCCAACGGGCTGATGCTGCGCGCCACCGGCGACACCATGATCCTGTCACCGCCGCTGATCTGGACCCGCGAGACCATCGACCTTGCCTGCGAGCGGATCGGCAAGGCGCTTGATCTGGCGCACAAGGATCTGTTCGCCTGA
- a CDS encoding FadR/GntR family transcriptional regulator: protein MKQVARTNLTDSAAESLRSQISGGRWAVGERIPNEAMLMETLGVSRGTVREAVRVLVSQGLLETRQGSGTYVLATSDPAATLDRVRQTCLRDQWEARALLDVEAARLAALRHTPDDIARLRRLLAERSNVAAVGREAFVKRDLAFHRAVVEASGNQAMVEIYDFFTAAITDVIQSTLSGHLPEPDDRAHAEIVEAIASGDPDRAAASVRVFMAPVLLQIDRLLSQ from the coding sequence ATGAAACAGGTAGCCAGAACCAATCTTACCGACAGTGCGGCAGAGAGTTTGCGCAGCCAGATCAGCGGCGGCCGCTGGGCCGTGGGCGAGCGGATTCCGAACGAGGCGATGCTGATGGAGACGCTCGGCGTCAGCCGCGGTACCGTGCGTGAGGCTGTGCGTGTGCTTGTATCTCAGGGGCTGCTTGAAACGCGACAGGGTTCCGGCACGTATGTGCTCGCCACCTCCGACCCTGCCGCCACGCTGGACCGGGTGCGCCAGACCTGCCTGCGCGACCAGTGGGAAGCTCGCGCTCTTCTGGATGTGGAAGCCGCCCGGCTGGCGGCGTTGCGCCATACGCCTGATGATATTGCACGGCTGCGCAGGCTGCTCGCAGAGCGCAGCAATGTTGCCGCCGTGGGGCGGGAGGCCTTCGTGAAGCGCGATCTGGCTTTCCATCGGGCCGTTGTGGAGGCATCGGGCAACCAGGCGATGGTCGAGATCTATGATTTCTTCACCGCTGCCATAACCGACGTGATCCAGTCCACTCTGAGCGGTCACCTGCCCGAGCCCGACGATCGCGCTCATGCCGAGATCGTCGAAGCCATTGCATCCGGCGACCCTGACCGGGCTGCTGCTTCCGTACGCGTTTTCATGGCGCCTGTTCTCCTCCAGATCGATCGGCTTCTCTCTCAATGA
- a CDS encoding vWA domain-containing protein: MQKKLIAVPALAGLVALPIAGYTALHLLQEQPFATGRQQPQPVADATDEVASAPHAETKTLLESAGEQAEAADAEMQPQPAPSAAMSERLLAAPAGAPAKALAEHSAVAQLNHRTTMQRAPVVPPMPEPLVSPEPNRDRIGNFDSNPVRSVAEQPVSTFSVDVDTASYAYVRRSLKEGVLPQADTVRVEEMINYFPYDWKGPESADTPFNADVSVMPAPWNSAHRLMHVAIKGYDVQPAEKPKANLVFLIDVSGSMNEPDKLPLLQSAFRMLVNRLEADDTVSIVTYAGEAGTVLEPTKASDKAKILAAIDTLQAGGSTAGEAGIREAYRLAKQSFVEGGVNRVMLATDGDFNVGQSDDSELKRLVEGERKAGIFLSVLGFGRGNLNDSMMQTIAQNGNGTAAYIDTLAEAEKVLVQESASTLFPIAKDVKIQVEFNPQKVAEYRLIGYETRALAREDFNNDRVDAGDIGSGHSVTAIYEITPKGAEQRIDDLRYGEASTDNGGVANADEYAFVKIRYKLPDQDVSKLITRPVTAADDVASFDAASADQRFSVAVAAFGQKLRDEGGLDGFGYDRVSQLAAAARGEDPFGYRSEFLSLIRLAEALSAGN, translated from the coding sequence ATGCAGAAAAAACTGATTGCCGTGCCGGCCCTTGCCGGCCTCGTTGCCCTGCCCATCGCCGGCTATACGGCGCTTCACCTGTTGCAGGAGCAACCATTCGCCACAGGCAGGCAGCAGCCGCAGCCTGTTGCGGACGCGACGGATGAGGTCGCCAGCGCGCCCCATGCAGAGACAAAGACGCTGCTGGAAAGCGCCGGAGAGCAGGCCGAGGCGGCGGACGCCGAGATGCAGCCTCAGCCGGCGCCTTCCGCAGCGATGTCCGAGCGGCTGCTGGCTGCGCCGGCGGGCGCACCCGCCAAGGCTCTGGCCGAGCATAGCGCGGTGGCGCAGCTCAATCACCGAACCACCATGCAGCGCGCGCCGGTGGTGCCTCCCATGCCGGAACCTCTGGTGTCGCCTGAGCCGAATCGCGACCGGATCGGCAATTTCGACAGCAACCCGGTGCGCTCTGTCGCAGAGCAGCCCGTGTCTACCTTCTCCGTCGATGTCGATACGGCTTCCTATGCCTATGTGCGCCGTTCGCTGAAGGAAGGCGTGCTGCCGCAGGCCGATACGGTGCGGGTCGAGGAGATGATCAACTACTTCCCTTATGACTGGAAAGGGCCGGAGTCCGCCGACACGCCGTTCAATGCGGATGTTTCGGTCATGCCGGCGCCGTGGAACAGCGCGCACCGGCTGATGCATGTCGCCATCAAGGGGTATGATGTGCAGCCGGCCGAAAAGCCGAAGGCGAACCTCGTATTCCTGATCGACGTGTCCGGTTCCATGAACGAGCCCGACAAGCTACCGCTGCTGCAATCGGCCTTCCGCATGCTGGTCAACCGGCTGGAGGCGGACGATACCGTGTCCATCGTCACCTATGCGGGCGAGGCCGGGACAGTGCTCGAACCCACCAAAGCATCGGACAAGGCGAAAATCCTTGCGGCCATCGATACCTTGCAGGCCGGCGGCTCGACGGCCGGAGAGGCGGGTATCCGCGAGGCCTACCGGCTGGCGAAGCAATCCTTCGTGGAGGGCGGTGTGAACCGGGTCATGCTGGCCACCGACGGTGATTTCAACGTCGGCCAGAGCGACGACAGCGAGTTGAAACGTCTCGTCGAAGGCGAGCGCAAGGCCGGAATATTTCTTTCGGTTCTGGGCTTTGGGCGCGGCAACCTCAACGACAGCATGATGCAGACGATCGCCCAGAACGGCAACGGCACAGCCGCCTATATCGATACGCTGGCGGAGGCCGAGAAGGTGCTGGTTCAGGAATCCGCCTCGACGCTGTTCCCGATCGCCAAGGATGTGAAGATCCAGGTCGAGTTCAATCCGCAGAAAGTCGCTGAATATCGGCTGATTGGCTACGAGACGCGCGCGCTCGCCCGCGAGGATTTCAACAATGACCGGGTCGATGCCGGCGATATCGGTTCTGGCCATTCGGTCACTGCGATCTATGAGATCACGCCGAAGGGCGCAGAGCAGAGGATCGATGACCTGCGTTATGGCGAAGCTTCCACGGACAATGGCGGTGTCGCCAATGCGGACGAATATGCCTTCGTGAAGATCCGCTACAAGCTGCCGGATCAGGATGTGTCAAAGCTGATCACCCGCCCGGTAACGGCGGCGGATGATGTTGCTTCATTCGATGCGGCAAGCGCAGACCAGCGGTTTTCCGTTGCCGTCGCAGCTTTCGGCCAGAAATTGCGCGATGAAGGTGGACTCGATGGCTTCGGCTACGACAGGGTTTCCCAACTGGCGGCGGCGGCGCGTGGGGAGGACCCGTTCGGTTATCGGTCGGAGTTTCTTTCTCTGATACGGCTGGCTGAAGCGCTTTCGGCCGGCAACTGA
- a CDS encoding CynX/NimT family MFS transporter — protein sequence MTAQTPYFDASSSQDATGALDQQLIDAEVDSLPPPAPPKFGSTAARLLFAVSLVLIAFNLRPIFPSLSVVLPEVIRDTGLSTVGASLLTTLPVLCLGVFAPFAPGLAQRYGAEKTLAGALLLLALGTALRGVDTVWLLFFGTFAAGAAIAVSNVLLPGVVKRDFPEHAAIMTGLYTMALCGGSAAAAGLTLPLEHVLGSWQAALAAWAVPAFVVLLIFVPQALRLKSQSAHKGFRVEGLWRDRLAWQVTLFTGLQSALAYCVFGWLAPMLRERGFEPTVAGGIVSLSVMVQVVTCLGIPSLAVRCKDQRGVNVALVFCATVGLLGMMFAPTWSVLFWAAMQGIGQGGLIAAAMMVIVLRASDSHVAAHLSGMAQGVGYVLAAVGPLLFGLIRGWTGSFDAAALLVVAIGLGAGLAGAGAGRKLHVDVRTVEPGSSKS from the coding sequence ATGACTGCGCAGACACCTTATTTCGACGCGTCCTCCTCGCAGGACGCCACCGGAGCTCTCGATCAGCAACTGATAGACGCCGAAGTCGACAGCCTCCCGCCGCCCGCGCCTCCGAAGTTCGGGAGCACGGCCGCGCGCCTTCTTTTTGCGGTGAGCCTGGTGCTGATCGCGTTCAACCTGCGCCCGATCTTCCCCTCGCTTTCGGTCGTCCTGCCGGAGGTCATCCGCGATACGGGGCTTTCGACCGTTGGCGCCAGCCTGCTGACGACACTGCCGGTGCTGTGCCTTGGCGTGTTCGCGCCTTTCGCGCCCGGCCTTGCTCAGCGCTATGGCGCGGAGAAGACGCTGGCCGGCGCGCTGCTGCTGCTGGCCCTTGGCACAGCCCTGCGCGGCGTGGATACGGTCTGGCTTCTGTTTTTCGGCACGTTCGCCGCCGGTGCTGCGATCGCGGTTTCAAACGTGTTGCTGCCCGGCGTGGTCAAGCGCGACTTTCCTGAACATGCGGCCATCATGACCGGCCTGTATACGATGGCGCTTTGCGGCGGTTCGGCCGCCGCTGCGGGACTCACGCTCCCTCTGGAACATGTTCTTGGCTCGTGGCAGGCAGCGCTTGCCGCATGGGCGGTTCCTGCATTCGTTGTCCTGCTTATCTTTGTTCCACAGGCGCTGCGGTTGAAATCTCAGTCCGCGCACAAGGGGTTCCGCGTCGAGGGCCTCTGGCGTGATCGTCTGGCGTGGCAGGTCACGCTGTTTACCGGCCTTCAGTCCGCGCTTGCCTATTGCGTGTTCGGCTGGCTGGCGCCGATGCTGCGCGAGCGTGGCTTCGAGCCGACCGTCGCAGGCGGCATCGTCTCGCTATCGGTGATGGTGCAGGTCGTGACCTGCCTTGGCATTCCTTCTCTTGCCGTGCGCTGCAAAGATCAGCGCGGCGTGAACGTGGCGCTGGTTTTCTGCGCCACCGTGGGCCTGCTCGGCATGATGTTCGCCCCCACATGGTCGGTTCTGTTCTGGGCCGCCATGCAGGGCATAGGGCAGGGTGGCCTGATCGCGGCGGCGATGATGGTCATCGTGCTGCGCGCCTCGGATTCGCATGTCGCGGCGCATTTGTCGGGCATGGCGCAGGGTGTCGGCTATGTTCTGGCGGCGGTCGGGCCCCTGCTTTTCGGATTGATCCGGGGCTGGACCGGCAGCTTCGATGCGGCGGCGCTGCTCGTTGTCGCCATCGGGCTGGGTGCCGGGCTGGCCGGAGCCGGTGCGGGCAGGAAGCTGCATGTGGATGTGCGCACCGTTGAGCCGGGAAGCTCAAAATCCTGA